The DNA segment CAGCCCCTCGCTATCGTTAAAGGCCCATTGATCTGTAGTGCCTGTTTTGACAAAGTACCAGGTATAAGTCTCATTGGTATCTTTAAAACCTTCAGTAGTCACATAATCTGAATAGGTCCAGGTTGCAGGTTTTACGTTCCTGGCGATATAGACCGTCTGTCCTTCCTTATTCTTCATAAAAATATCTATCCCATCGTTACTCTGGGGATAATAAATATAAAAAGCCATCTTGTTGGTGGAAGGATCTGCCGCCGGAGCTTTGATCTCTAAGGGGCTACCGTTGATAAACACAAATGGAAAAAAACGTTCCAGCTCAGGAGTATTCAGGCTCAGCTGATTTTGATAGACTTCTTTTCCTGAAATCACATCTTTAATTTTTAATAAGACCTGCCCTTGGCTAGAGGGATAAGTATACACTTTACCAAAATTCAATTGTTGGTCTGCTGCAGTCTTAAATTTATCATAGACCAGTGCATCCAGGGACACTTCCAGTTCACTGTTTCCAATGTTATAACCTCTGATTTGTAGGCTAACCGCTTTTGTCTTTATATCCTCTTTATTGCAGGACGCAAGTCCTGCTGCTACTATGGCAAGCAGCATTAATCTTTTCATATTGATCATCATCTGTTTCGTTGTTGAGCTATTGATCTAATCGGGTAAAAAATCTCATCATACCTCCTGAAGGAGCTTCAGAGAAAATGTAAAGTTTGGAAGATGGAGTGGATGCCACGGGCTTTGGTGCTGTGGACGATAGCGGATTCCAGGAGTATGCTGTTCCATCAGTATAAGGGATGTCCGTTCCCGCCTTACAGATACGGACGACAAACGACACCGTAGTCATTACCCCATTATACTCTTGTTTGGCGGTAGAAAATGTGGGTAAGGTAATAGGCGGGCAAAACTCATAAGGTCTCACATTTTTTGCCCTGGCAAGCTCCTCGAATACCTTAGGTACCGCATAATATTTACCAACCACAAAGTCAACAGGCTCCGTATAATTGGTAGTGGTTGGCTGGAACATATAGATTAGTTTGAGCTTGCCCTCTTCAACAGCGGGCTTTTCCGGCATTGAACTGGTCCGGCCATCTATATATAAAAAGTTCACTTTTATCCCGGAGTCCTCTTTTTTTAGCTCCCTTTCCAGCACCAGCTTTCCGGAAGTCTTCTCCGCAACCCTAAGCTTAATCCGATTTTCATTTGGTCTGAAAGTATAAGCAGTTGTACTTTCAAAACGGGAATTAGGCTGCAATGGAGTAAGAAAGTCAGTCGTATCCAACTTAACCGTCAGTTCTTCAGTACTTGCATTGTAGCCGATCAGATTGATGCCAAATAGCTCATCTTTATAGAGAAAATCCTGATCCCCTTTATTACAGGCAGTCAACACCAGCAGCATAGTGCATAGACAGGTCAGGTAAAGTTTATTCAATTTCATGATGTTAAAAATTAAATCCATATTAAAAGTTGTAAGATAAGCTCAGACTGAACGAAGCACCGATCCTGCGGATGAAAGTATCTGTATCTCCAATCCGCCTGATTTTCCCCTCTGGGGTCGTCTCAGTATAGCCTTTTTCATATTTCTCCGAAAATCCATCTTTCCATTCATAGATATCTGACCAGTCAATCATCGTCGCGGTATTTGCTCCCGGCTTTATGCTATAGGTATCATCCGAATTAATGAAGAAACGGTAAGGGCTGTTGAGCAGGTTGCTCATATTAAACCTGGCTTCCATCTTTTTGCTTTTCAAGAACTTATACCCCAATTGTGCATCTAACTGGTTACGTGGTCTTTCGAGTTCAGAATACTCGGGCTTCATCCCTACGGTAAATGTCTTGTAGCCCGAATGATTGAAGGCTATGTTGGCACTTAAACGATTCCCCTTATAGTTTAAGCCAATATTATACAATACAGGTACCTGACCATATAGTGCCCGCTTTTCTTTCAAATAGGTCTTGGTTCTGTAGGCATAGGATTTACCATCATTATCCAGCCCGTAGCCCATAGTGGAATAGCGAAAATCGCTTGCCTGTACTTCTGAATTTTGAAGTGTTAAGTTTCCGCTGAAATAGATATTGCTTAAAAAATTCCAGTCCTTATTTAGGAATTCCAGGCTTTTGCGTACGTCAAACTCCCATCCGTTCACATTGGCATAGTCAGAGTTGGCCGTGATCAAGTCAACTGCCCCACTGCTATTGGTTACGTCCAGGTACATTTCCACAGGGTTTTTGAAATGCTTTTTGAAATAACCGGCAGAGAGCACCTCGCCTGGTGATGGATACCATTCCAAACGCAGGTCATAGTGAGAAATCAGCGTAGAAATTACACCAATATTCCGCTGTATTCTATTATGAATATGATTGAAACGCGAGAAACTGGAATTCTCAATCAATGCAGGTCTGACAGCCGATTTGGCATAGGAAGCGCGTATGTTGAAGTCAGTTAGTGGCGTAATGGTAAGATTTGCAGAAGGCAGGTACAACCATTTCTTTTCATCGGCACTGGCATCCAGGGTCTTATGCACCAAATTCCCGGTTTCCAGGTCTACATAACGGTTCTTTTCCAGATCCTGCATTTCCGACTTTGCTACCTTATCTGCGGCAGAATCCTTTATCTTTTCATATTTATAATACTCTCCCCTGATCCCCCATACCAAACGAATCCAGCTGTTAAAACGGTTGTCCATCATCCCATACCAGGCCTGGTTACTGTTCCTTCCAGTATAGTTGTTATTGTTGAAATCAGAGGGGTGATAGAAAAGATCATGCAGGGGATCGTTAAAATCAATGTTCCAGGTTTGTACCGGTCTAAAGCCACCGGTAAAGCCCTTTGCCGAACCAATTGGTAAAACGCTCCAGGCAAAATCACCCTTTTTATTCAGCAGCTGATAACCGGCCTTGAGCACCTGTGCTGACTTCCCGATACTGAACTTGTAGCTCAGTGCAGCGTCGGCTGCCCAATTGGTTTCTACGTATTTATACGATGAACGGCTTAAGGGCCCAGGATTTTCAGTAATGTTACTTGCCTGATAAACATAGACAGTACTATTCTGCGTGGTTATAGGCCGCAAAATAGCGTCTACTGCATCTTGTTCATGATTGTTCACACGATTACGTGCCAACCCCCAGTCGAACTTTAACCGGCCAAAAGTATGTTCAGCACTGATGCGGTTCTGGAACAGATTGACAAATTTCGGGCGGTCATATTCGTTGATGGCCGGATTTTCCCCATAGCCGATATCCTCTCCCCAGCCAGAAACACGAAAGAACTGATCGGCAAAGACTCTGGAATAGAAATTACGCAGGGTAATCTTGTGGTTCTTACTGTTCCAGCCAACATTAACCAATGCAGCCAAACTGGTTGTAAAATTATATTGACTGGCCGTTGTCTCCTGTAATTCCTTATTCGTAACCGGATCATAATAATTTTCACCAAGTTTGTTGAACCGGCCGCGCTCATAATGAGAAAAGTTATCTATAGCCTGTTCATTGCGGTAGCTCAACGAACCCACAAAACCTAAACGGCTATCTTTTAATCCGTAGCTCCTGCCCAGGGTAAACTGATAGTTCTGTCCGGGAGCAGCCTGATAAACACGCGTTCCAAATCTTTGTAAACCACCGATTTTTTTGTTTTGTGCAGCAATCATATCAGGCGTAATTTTTTCAACTCCAGCAGGTGGATTGGTATTAGCTGGATCCGTGGGGATATAATTTGTCTGTGTAAAAATTACAAGATCCTTCGGAAAATGATTTCTATTTCCATCATCAAAACCCAGATAATCATTTTTTCCACGTTGATAGCCCAAAAAATCCTTGCCGGTACTGCCATTGATGTACTTGCTCCCCAAACTGAAGGACATGAAATTCTGGTCTGGTATTGCTATGGTATTGATCTGTACCAACCCTCCACCAAAACCAAAGCTCATATCCGGAGTAGCTGTTTTGGAAACCACCACATTATCTACCAGGCTGCTCGGGATGATATCGAACTCAAAGTCCCGTACCTGTACGTCTGTGCTGGGCAGTGTGGCCCCATCCATCATCGCCAGATTATAACGCTCGGCAATACCCCTGATCACTACGCGTCGGTTATCGTTGGCACTTACCCCGGAAATGCGCTTCAGGGTTTCACCGATATTCTTATCCGGCAGTGCAGAAATCTGTTCCCTGCTGATGCCATTTGAAATGTTCGCTTCATTTTTCTGACGGGCGTAAAGGCTATTCACACTTTCCTTTTTAAAGGTTCCTGTAACCACTACCTGATTTAAACTTTTTGCTGAAGGGTTCAGTACCACATTAAGGTTGGTTACCTGCCCGGCTTTCACTTCTATATCCGTAATGCGTTTGGTCTGAAAAGAAATATAGCTCAGTTCAAGTGTGTAATTTCCAGCAGCAACATTGAGGGTATAACTTCCGTCTACACGACTTTGAGTAGTCTGCCCGGTCTGAATGAGCTTGATACTGGCTCCGGGGA comes from the Pedobacter sp. FW305-3-2-15-E-R2A2 genome and includes:
- a CDS encoding carboxypeptidase regulatory-like domain-containing protein, translated to MSIIKIGVKISLILYFVSINIMTSLYASEAFPQALETKVDIRFREGQPLSVALEQLRTKAKVRLAYDPSLAKTISVKAANYHEEKLKNILVQLLKHSNLAFTEQGGAVVLYTKEDRPVKIPVQQPGRIAGKIIDDRGEPLPGASIKLIQTGQTTQSRVDGSYTLNVAAGNYTLELSYISFQTKRITDIEVKAGQVTNLNVVLNPSAKSLNQVVVTGTFKKESVNSLYARQKNEANISNGISREQISALPDKNIGETLKRISGVSANDNRRVVIRGIAERYNLAMMDGATLPSTDVQVRDFEFDIIPSSLVDNVVVSKTATPDMSFGFGGGLVQINTIAIPDQNFMSFSLGSKYINGSTGKDFLGYQRGKNDYLGFDDGNRNHFPKDLVIFTQTNYIPTDPANTNPPAGVEKITPDMIAAQNKKIGGLQRFGTRVYQAAPGQNYQFTLGRSYGLKDSRLGFVGSLSYRNEQAIDNFSHYERGRFNKLGENYYDPVTNKELQETTASQYNFTTSLAALVNVGWNSKNHKITLRNFYSRVFADQFFRVSGWGEDIGYGENPAINEYDRPKFVNLFQNRISAEHTFGRLKFDWGLARNRVNNHEQDAVDAILRPITTQNSTVYVYQASNITENPGPLSRSSYKYVETNWAADAALSYKFSIGKSAQVLKAGYQLLNKKGDFAWSVLPIGSAKGFTGGFRPVQTWNIDFNDPLHDLFYHPSDFNNNNYTGRNSNQAWYGMMDNRFNSWIRLVWGIRGEYYKYEKIKDSAADKVAKSEMQDLEKNRYVDLETGNLVHKTLDASADEKKWLYLPSANLTITPLTDFNIRASYAKSAVRPALIENSSFSRFNHIHNRIQRNIGVISTLISHYDLRLEWYPSPGEVLSAGYFKKHFKNPVEMYLDVTNSSGAVDLITANSDYANVNGWEFDVRKSLEFLNKDWNFLSNIYFSGNLTLQNSEVQASDFRYSTMGYGLDNDGKSYAYRTKTYLKEKRALYGQVPVLYNIGLNYKGNRLSANIAFNHSGYKTFTVGMKPEYSELERPRNQLDAQLGYKFLKSKKMEARFNMSNLLNSPYRFFINSDDTYSIKPGANTATMIDWSDIYEWKDGFSEKYEKGYTETTPEGKIRRIGDTDTFIRRIGASFSLSLSYNF